The genomic segment CACACAAGAAGAAGAGTCAGTTTCCATTCCAATGGACCTCAATGACGAATCAAAGGAAATCACTCCTGAAGGAGAATTTCAATATAACACTGCCATTCCCGATGGTATTGGTAATGATTATATTGTAGGGAAGTTCACGAATCGAAGTGGACATTCATTGTTAATGCCAAAGTTTACCGTGGAATTACTCAATGCCGAAAATCAAAATTTGGGAACTGGTTTTGGATATGGGGAAAAAAATGTCGTCGCAGATGGTGAGTCCGTCAGTTTCCAAGTCTTAATTGAAAAAGCACCAAGTGATTATAAATTCAATATCCAAGTCACAGCTACAACGATTACTAACGAGACTAACCGGCCAGAACTTTCCTTAAAACAACTTGATTTCAAAAAAAATCAATACAAGGAAATTGTCCTCTTTGGGAAAATACAGAATAAAAGTAATTTTACTGTCAATTTCACAAGGATCATATGTTTACTTATCAACAAACAAGAAAAAACGATCGATTATAACACAATTAGCTTAGAAAAGGAAGATTTTTTACCAAAAGAATCACAAAACTTTGAAATCATTTTTCCTAGGGCAAAAGAGGTTCCAAATTCTTATTACTGCGAAACAGATGCAATTGTAAAAGAAAACACAAACTTGTAGCGAATTTACGGATTCAAAATATAAATTCATAAAAATCCATTTTGGATTTTAATTTAGTCCCAATGTTTATGCAAAACTCTATAAAAGTTATCAATTGATTTTTCTAAGTTATGGGAACGCCAATAAGGGTTGGCTTCCAAACTATCTTGCACAGATTTCACTACACTTCTAGTAAAACTTGTACGATCAATTTTGGACCCTTTTTCCAATTTTTCAAAATTTGTATTTCGGAGAGATAGTTCTTTTTTGATCGCTGTGGAAATGACAACAACCGCTTCATCTGCAGTTAGGCGGTGTTCCATCACCAGTAACTCCGCTGCTTCTTTGATTAATCTCAATTGTCGATCACTGACGGACATATAGAACCAAAACCAATCTGATCACAGAAGAAAATCAAAAACAATTCAGAAACAAAAAATTAAAATGGAAAAATTCTTTCAAAATATCCGATCAAATAAAAATAGTTTTAAACCTTGGCAATTGTAATAGAAATTAAGAACAATGATCTCTCTTTTGATGGACTCAGCGGATTCCGAGAAAGAATTATGTCTACCATCCACCACACAAAGGAGGATGTTGTTTTAGACTTCACTGAAATTTCGATGTCCTTGGACAGCGCTACCATCGGCGAGTTAATGAAATTCCATTCGGCTCTAGAATCACAACATTTACAGTTACAGATACGAGGGGTAAATAAACTCATCCGCACTGTCTTTCGCCTAAACAAATTAGATACAATTCTACATTTAATTGATTAAAACTTACGTAAGAGTACCAGTGTTTGCAGGTCTTTACAAAAAATCAATGGTTAGTATAACTTAAGTGTTTCGTCAGATTGTATATGAAACCACTCAGACTGATTTTCTTTTTATTCCTTCTGACAACTTGTTCTCATAAAAAAACAGATTCTCTCCTATGGCTCATCCCACTTCTTGGGAATTCCAACACAGTCCCAACTCCTGATGAACCGATCGGTACACCTGAGACAAACATCCCTACTACAATCCAACTGAGTATCCTTTTACCGGAAGCAACAGAAATCTTTTGTCCACTCTACGGCGGCCTCTTCATTCAATACACACAAGGGGAAGAAACAACATGTAGCGCTTCGGAACTGGACCCAACTTGTATTTATATGAAAACAAACGAAAACGGAGAACAAGTTCTCTTGGATCCTAGGTCTTATACAGGAATTAATTTTCCAATAAATTTAGAAGTGGGTTCCAATCTTTTTCCAGCAGATAAAAAATCCAATCTATATTGTTTTCTCAGACCCATTCCTTCAGATACAAATCATATTGAAATGTATAGCTTTCAAAACCAATCCAAAGACAGTACATCAAACAATTGCTATACGAATTTAGTAGAAAGTCGCTGTGTTGATTCGTTTCCTATTTTAGGAAGTGCTGAATTTACTATTCCAAAAGAATTTCCCATTGTAGTTGCCGATGGAAATGGGCATGCAGGTTCAAATACATTAGAACTCAAATTCATTACAGAAGAAAATCTATATACTACTTGCACATACATCGGTAACGAACATAAGAGCATTCAAGGATTTTCTGCTAATGCCTATATTTCAGGTAGTTTAGAATCTAAAGGTAAAACTGGAAATTGTATCCAATGTGAATCAAACTACTGTAACTCAATAGATCCAAACACTGGACTTGTCATTCCTACCATTGAAGTAAATCGATTTGTGATTCCAGTAGG from the Leptospira terpstrae serovar Hualin str. LT 11-33 = ATCC 700639 genome contains:
- a CDS encoding STAS domain-containing protein, translating into MAIVIEIKNNDLSFDGLSGFRERIMSTIHHTKEDVVLDFTEISMSLDSATIGELMKFHSALESQHLQLQIRGVNKLIRTVFRLNKLDTILHLID
- a CDS encoding FxLYD domain-containing protein; the encoded protein is MNSKQCPTCGSTNLYQESATIYRCGDCFDKLPTGGMVDFPPTKVYGTSKQNSQTNSFGNWKNLITGIMVAWLVLGSSAFTYYQKLKTGLNLTQEEESVSIPMDLNDESKEITPEGEFQYNTAIPDGIGNDYIVGKFTNRSGHSLLMPKFTVELLNAENQNLGTGFGYGEKNVVADGESVSFQVLIEKAPSDYKFNIQVTATTITNETNRPELSLKQLDFKKNQYKEIVLFGKIQNKSNFTVNFTRIICLLINKQEKTIDYNTISLEKEDFLPKESQNFEIIFPRAKEVPNSYYCETDAIVKENTNL